In one window of Acidobacteriota bacterium DNA:
- a CDS encoding 3-isopropylmalate dehydratase large subunit — MNRRDFIRTSVGAGLLVSAYPRSLFARFQAQERRGTMFDKIWDAHVVANLGGETDLLQVDRCIGGSPTQVMRLVREGVELRNPEIFYSVPDHTVSTSPDRYDDPSLGWGWQPYEELADDMRELGFTKAFGQFDPRYGIMHVVGPETGLSQPGMVLCAGDSHTCTHGAMGLISWGGENSENILRTGTVIRRRPRSMRVNIVGTLGPGIRAKDVILRTIAQLGTDSGTGYAVEYAGPVVRALSQEARFSVCNLAVEMASPTGMVSPDDTTYEYLAGREFAPSARYWDQALAFWRTLPTNDDAVFDREETIDMTGVEPQVTWGINPEHAIGIGERIPDPDRAPANKRATYRQAIEYSRLTPGEPILGTPIDEVFIGSCVESRISDLRAAAAVVEGRRVASNITSAWVVPGSNAVKAQAEAEGLDRIFTDAGFEWRESGCSKCYGSNGDYVEPGHRCVSNSNRNYIGRQGRDTNTMLASTTTVAASAIAGRIADVRTFL, encoded by the coding sequence ATGAACAGACGCGACTTCATCAGAACGTCGGTGGGCGCCGGGCTTCTCGTATCGGCCTACCCCAGGTCCCTGTTCGCGCGATTCCAGGCGCAGGAACGTCGCGGAACGATGTTCGACAAGATCTGGGACGCGCACGTCGTCGCCAACCTCGGCGGCGAGACGGACCTGCTCCAGGTGGACCGCTGCATCGGCGGCAGTCCCACCCAGGTCATGCGGCTGGTCCGGGAAGGCGTCGAGCTCCGCAATCCCGAGATCTTCTACAGCGTGCCGGACCATACGGTCTCCACCTCGCCGGACCGCTACGACGACCCGTCGCTGGGATGGGGCTGGCAGCCGTACGAGGAGCTCGCCGACGACATGCGGGAGCTGGGCTTCACCAAGGCCTTCGGCCAGTTCGATCCGCGCTACGGGATCATGCACGTCGTCGGCCCCGAGACCGGGCTGAGCCAGCCGGGCATGGTGCTCTGCGCGGGCGACAGCCACACCTGCACGCACGGGGCGATGGGACTGATCTCCTGGGGCGGCGAGAACTCCGAGAACATCCTGCGCACCGGCACGGTCATCCGGCGCCGTCCGCGGTCCATGCGCGTGAACATCGTGGGCACGCTCGGTCCGGGTATCCGCGCGAAGGACGTCATCCTGCGTACGATCGCGCAGCTCGGCACGGACTCGGGCACCGGCTACGCGGTGGAGTACGCGGGTCCGGTCGTGCGGGCCCTGTCGCAGGAGGCCCGCTTCTCGGTCTGCAATCTCGCGGTGGAGATGGCCTCGCCGACGGGCATGGTCAGCCCCGACGACACGACCTACGAGTACCTCGCGGGCCGGGAGTTCGCCCCCTCGGCGCGCTACTGGGACCAGGCGCTCGCGTTCTGGCGCACCCTGCCCACGAACGACGACGCGGTGTTCGATCGGGAGGAGACGATCGACATGACCGGGGTGGAGCCGCAGGTCACCTGGGGCATCAACCCCGAGCACGCCATCGGGATCGGCGAACGGATTCCGGATCCCGACCGGGCGCCCGCGAACAAGCGGGCCACCTACCGGCAGGCGATCGAGTACAGCCGCCTCACGCCGGGCGAGCCGATCCTGGGGACGCCGATCGACGAGGTGTTCATCGGCTCCTGCGTCGAGAGCCGGATCAGCGACCTGCGCGCGGCGGCGGCCGTCGTCGAGGGCCGCCGGGTCGCGTCGAACATCACCTCGGCGTGGGTCGTTCCGGGGTCGAACGCGGTCAAGGCCCAGGCCGAGGCGGAGGGCCTGGACCGCATCTTTACGGATGCGGGCTTCGAATGGCGCGAGTCCGGCTGCTCGAAGTGCTACGGATCGAACGGCGACTACGTCGAGCCGGGTCACCGCTGCGTCTCGAACTCGAACCGCAACTACATCGGCCGGCAGGGACGCGACACGAACACGATGCTGGCGAGCACGACGACCGTCGCCGCCTCGGCGATCGCCGGTCGCATCGCCGACGTGCGCACGTTTCTGTAG